CCGAGCCCCCCTGCGACCGCTTGATCTCGTCCATGCGCTCGGTCGCCTCGGCGGCGCTGACGCTGCCGTCCGCGACCTGTGCCGCCAACTCCTGGAGCAGCTGCACCCGCTGCACCACCGCCGGGTTGCCGATCTTCGCCCGCTGACCGCTCATCAGCTGCGACAGCATCGGCGCCGAGAGTCCCAGTACCCCAGCGAGACGAGCCTGGTTGAGGCCAAGATCGTCGATGAGCTTACGGAAGAGCGCCCCCAGCGGCTCCCCGTACCAGTTCCGCTGGAGTTCCCGCGCTCTCGCGGTCGCTTCCTGCTGTGCGGCGTCCATTGCGTCTCCCCATCGCTTCCCCAGAAACCGCGGTTCGCTCCAGCGAACCGCGTCCGAGCATCTTACGGAGAGTGGTCATCCGCGGGGACCCCCAATCTTTTTGCGAGATACCCCGGGTGACCCGGTACTCTGGTCTGCGGCGCCCGCCGGTGCGAGGTTTTCCGGCCGGACGTCTCTTGCGGGGCCTTAGCTCAGTTGGTAGAGCGCTGTCTTTGCATGGCAGATGTCAGGGGTTCGACTCCCCTAGGCTCCACCCACAAGACCCCGCCCACCTGCGGAAACGCAGGTGGGCGGGGTCTTTTTGGTGAGGTGTGGGCGCAGGTCGGCCGCAGGCCGCTCAGTTGCGGTCGTCGCGGTTCGCGGCGTCCTCCTCGGCCTCCTTGGCCTGTACCTCGGGGTCGAGGACCGACGGGTCGACGCTGCCGTCCACCGAGGCCAGGCCGCCCGAGGCGGGTACCTCCGTGGCGGCCGGCGGCTCGACCAGCCAGTCCGGGTTGGCCTGCTTGTCCCACCACTTCCAGGCCGCGTAGGCGCCGCCTGCGACGGCACCGAGGACGATCAGCGCCTTGGCGAGTTTGCCCGCCTTGGCCCGCCGCCGGTGCTTGCGCGTCAGCTTCTCGATCTCCTTCGGCGTCACCTGGCCGCGCAGAGCGGCCAGCGCGGCGACGCTTCGGGCGGCGGCCTCGTTCTTCACGGGCCCGGCCGCGGCAACCGCCTGTTCGATCCTCGGCCGGGAGTAGTCGGCGGCCTGTCGTGCGGCCAGCCGGGTGCGGGCGGCCGCTTCCTGCGCGGCCAGGTCTACCTTCGGCGGGACATGGGTCTTCGCCTGCTCCAGACGCGGGGCGACATGGGCGTCGTACTGCACGCGGGCCTGTTCTGCGGCCAGCGACACCTTGGGCGCGAGCCGTACACGGGCCTCATGCGCGTAGAGCGCGGCCCGTTCCTTGGCCGTGTCGGCGTAGGGCGCCACCACTTCCGCGGCGTGCAGCACGCTGTCCTTCGCCGAGCCGGTCGCGGCGCGCACGCTGTCGATGCGGGTCACGGGTTCCTCCTCCTCGGTGGCGTACGGTATTTCGACTTTCCACCCTTTTACGGATCATGCCTGTCAATGGCCGTCCCGGCATGCGTGGACGGGCATACGGGTGCTGATCACATGCGATAGGGGACGGATCGGGGGCAATCGCAATAGAGGGTCGACAGGGCGACAAAGCCGACGATGCCACGGATCGGCGTCGCCCGCTCCCGTCCCGGACGAGTCGGATGCTTTTCTGTACCCGAACCGCCGGTTCTGATGCCGGAACGGGCTGTCGGGCGATGGCTGCCCCGGACCGTGCGAGGATCTGGGGGTCACAGAGAGACAACGGAAGGCAGACCGTGGCCGAGCACCTGTACGCCACCCTGAAGACCAACCACGGCGACATCGAGATCCGGCTCTACCCGGACCACGCCCCGAACACGGTCAAGAACTTCGTCGAACTCGCCACCGGCGGGCGTGAGTGGGTCAACCCGGAGACCGGCGTGCGGTCCACGGACAAGCTGTACGACGGCACGGTCTTCCATCGCGTGATCAGCGGATTCATGATCCAGGGCGGCGACCCGCTGGGCAACGGGACCGGTGGCCCCGGCTACCAGTTCGAGGACGAGTTCCACCCGGACCTGCGCTTCGACAAGCCCTACCTGCTGGCCATGGCGAACGCCGGCCCGGCGACCAACGGCTCGCAGTTCTTCATCACCGTCTCCCCGACGGCCTGGCTGACCCGCAAGCACACCATCTTCGGCGAGGTCGTCGACCCGGCCGGCCAGAAGGTGGTGGACGCCATCGCGGCCAGCCAGACCAACCCGCGCACCGACCGTCCGCTGAAGGACGTCGTCATCGAGTCGGTCGTCGTCGAGAGCCGCAAGGGCTGAGGCGACGCCCCCGGCACACCATCGGGAGCCCCCGGCACACCATCGGGAGCCCCCGGCACACCATCGGGAGCCCCCGGCACACCATCGGGAGCCCCCGGCACACCATCGGGAGCCCCCGGCACACCATCGGGAGCCCCCGGCACACCATCGGGAACCAAACGCCCTGCTCGTCCGTAAGGATGAGCAGGGCGGTTCCTTTCCGACTACGCCGACTCCTCGGATACTCGGACACTCCGACAACGACGACTCGGACGACTTACTTGGGGGAGCCCATGGACCAGGCGCCTGGCAGCCGACAGGACGACGCGCAGAGCGGCCTGCCCGTCTGCTACCGGCATCCCGATCGGGAGACCGGCATTCGCTGCACCCGCTGCGAGCGCCCGATCTGCCCGGAGTGCATGGTCAGCGCCTCCGTCGGTTTCCAGTGCCCCACCTGCGTCCGCGAGGGCTCCGGTACGGGGCACGCGCCCAGTGCCTCGCAGCCCCGCACGCTCGCGGGAGGCGTCGTCACCGCCGATCCCCGGCTGCTCACCAAGATCCTCATCGGGATCAACGTGGCGGTGTTCCTCGCTGTGCAGGTGCGGTCCTCGTTGCTGGACAGCCTGGTGCTGATCGGCCAGTGGCCGCCGGCCCCCTTCAATCCGACGGAGGGCGTGGCCGAGGGCGAGTGGTACCGCATGGTCACCTCGATGTTCGCGCACGAGGCTCCCTGGCACCTCGCCTTCAACATGCTGGGCCTGTGGTGGCTCGGCGGCCCGCTGGAACAGGCGCTCGGCAGGGCCCGCTATCTGTCGCTCTACCTGGTGTCCGGCCTCGCGGGCAGTGCCTTGAGCTATCTGCTGGCCTCGCCGGGCACCGCGACCCTGGGCGCCTCCGGCGCGATCTTCGGTCTGTTCGGCGCGACGGCCGTCCTCATGCGCCGGCTGCGACAGGACATGCGGCCGATCATCGCCCTGCTGGTGATCAACCTGGTCATCACGTTCGGGTGGAGCGGTATCTCCTGGCAGGCCCACATCGGCGGCCTGGTCGCCGGTGTCGTGATGGGGGTCGGCATGGTCCACGCCCCCCGTGAGCGGCGGGCCCTCGTCCAGTTCGGGACCTGCGCGTTGATGCTGGCGGTCGTCGTGGTGGTGACGCTCCTGAGGACCGTCCAGCTCACCTGAGCGCGCTGTTGTCCACAGTCTGTGTCGAATCTTGTGCACAACGTGCGGGAACAGCTGTGCCCCCTGCCATCGACCTGCGTTTGCACAGGTCAGGCAGGGGGCGAACACTCTTTCGAGTGAGAGTGACGGCCGGTAGTTACGTCACACCGGCGTCAACCTCCGATGAGTTATCCACAGATCGTCTTTCTTTTCCCCATGTGGAAAACTGCTGTGGATAACTCAGGGGATAGTCCTGGGCAGAGCTACTCGCCCCGCGCTGTCCCCGCTGCTGCTACCGCTACTTCCACTGCGTGGAGACGCCGAACCCGGCCGCGATGAACCCGAAGCCCACGACGATGTTCCAGTTGTCCAGCTTGTCGATGGGCAGCGAGCCGTCGGTGACGTAGAAGACCACGATCCAGGCCAGTCCGATGAGGAACATGGCCAGCATCACCGGCGCGACCCAGGCACGGCTGTTCAGCTTGATGGCGGTCGCCTGCTTCGCCGGGGGCGGCGTGTAGTCGGCCTTCTTGCGGATACGTGACTTCGGCACGAGGGTCTCTCCTGTCGATGCGCTGCGTGGCCGCGCAGGTGCTGGATCGGGCTCGGGGGCTGCGTGCCAGGGGACTGAAGGGCTCCCCCGGGCGTCCGTTAGCGTAGTGCTTCTACGGCGCCGAAGGAGATAAGGGTACGTTGAGCAATTCTGCCGACTCCCCCCGGACGGGTACAACGGGTTCCGCCCCCGATCCCGCCCGTGTTTCCGCGCCCGAGCCCTCCCCGGCCGGTTCCCCGGCTTCTTCGCAGGCCGCTTCCCCCGTCTCCTCGCCCGACCGGCGGGGCGGTTTCCGGCCCGTAAGGGTGCTCACCGTGGGTGTCTTCGCCCTCGCCGGCCTCCTCTTCTTCACCAGCTTCAACACGGCCAAGGGCACCAACATCCGCACGGACGCCTCCCTGCTGAAGCTGTCCGACCTCATCCAGGAGCGCAGCCAGAAGAACGGCGAGCTGGACGAGACGAACGGGGCCCTGCGCGACGACGTGGAGTCGCTGGCCGAGGCGGACGACGGCAGCACCCAGGCCCAGGACGACAAGCTCGCCGGACTGGAGAAGGACGCCGGGACCCAGAAGGTCAAGGGCAAGGCCATCACGGTCACCCTCAACGACGCCCCGCCGAACGCCACCGCCAAGCTCCCCGGCTACCCGGAGCCGCAGCCCGACTACCTGGTCATCCACCAGCAGGACCTCCAGGCCGTGGTGAACGCGCTCTGGCAGGGCGGTGCCCAGGGCATCAAGGTCATGGACCAGCGGCTGATCTCCACCAGCGCCGTGCGCTGTGTCGGCAACACCCTGATCCTCCAGGGCCGCGTCTACTCACCGCCGTACAAGATCCAGGCGGTCGGCGACCCGGAGAAGCTTCAGCAGGCGCTCGCCGACGCCCCGGCGATCCAGAACTACATGGTCTACGTGAACGTCTACGGCCTCGGCTGGAAAGTCACCGAGGACGGGGCGGTGACTCTGCCCGGCTACTCGGGCACAGTGGATCTGCACTACGCCAAGCCTGTGGAGTAGTGGAGCAGCGGCCGCCGGGGGGCGCCTGTGTCGGTACGGGTGATCGTCAGGACGTTCAGCGAGCTGTGCATCACCGCCGGCACCGTCATCGTCCTCTTCGTCGTCTACGTGCTGTTCTGGACCGGCGTACAGGCCGACCGCGTCATGGGCGACCAGATCGACGACCTCCACGACCGGTGGGCACAGGGGACCGCGGGCCCCACCCCCGGCGCGAGCGCCACCGCGCGGC
The sequence above is a segment of the Streptomyces asoensis genome. Coding sequences within it:
- a CDS encoding helix-turn-helix domain-containing protein, whose amino-acid sequence is MDAAQQEATARARELQRNWYGEPLGALFRKLIDDLGLNQARLAGVLGLSAPMLSQLMSGQRAKIGNPAVVQRVQLLQELAAQVADGSVSAAEATERMDEIKRSQGGSVLSNTTQTTSGSGAPTVKRVVREIQSLLRSVAAAGDIIDAADTLAPTHPELAEFLRVYGAGRTSDAVTHYQSHQN
- a CDS encoding DUF5324 family protein; this encodes MTRIDSVRAATGSAKDSVLHAAEVVAPYADTAKERAALYAHEARVRLAPKVSLAAEQARVQYDAHVAPRLEQAKTHVPPKVDLAAQEAAARTRLAARQAADYSRPRIEQAVAAAGPVKNEAAARSVAALAALRGQVTPKEIEKLTRKHRRRAKAGKLAKALIVLGAVAGGAYAAWKWWDKQANPDWLVEPPAATEVPASGGLASVDGSVDPSVLDPEVQAKEAEEDAANRDDRN
- a CDS encoding peptidylprolyl isomerase; this translates as MAEHLYATLKTNHGDIEIRLYPDHAPNTVKNFVELATGGREWVNPETGVRSTDKLYDGTVFHRVISGFMIQGGDPLGNGTGGPGYQFEDEFHPDLRFDKPYLLAMANAGPATNGSQFFITVSPTAWLTRKHTIFGEVVDPAGQKVVDAIAASQTNPRTDRPLKDVVIESVVVESRKG
- a CDS encoding rhomboid family intramembrane serine protease, which codes for MDQAPGSRQDDAQSGLPVCYRHPDRETGIRCTRCERPICPECMVSASVGFQCPTCVREGSGTGHAPSASQPRTLAGGVVTADPRLLTKILIGINVAVFLAVQVRSSLLDSLVLIGQWPPAPFNPTEGVAEGEWYRMVTSMFAHEAPWHLAFNMLGLWWLGGPLEQALGRARYLSLYLVSGLAGSALSYLLASPGTATLGASGAIFGLFGATAVLMRRLRQDMRPIIALLVINLVITFGWSGISWQAHIGGLVAGVVMGVGMVHAPRERRALVQFGTCALMLAVVVVVTLLRTVQLT
- the crgA gene encoding cell division protein CrgA, producing MPKSRIRKKADYTPPPAKQATAIKLNSRAWVAPVMLAMFLIGLAWIVVFYVTDGSLPIDKLDNWNIVVGFGFIAAGFGVSTQWK
- a CDS encoding DUF881 domain-containing protein, which produces MSNSADSPRTGTTGSAPDPARVSAPEPSPAGSPASSQAASPVSSPDRRGGFRPVRVLTVGVFALAGLLFFTSFNTAKGTNIRTDASLLKLSDLIQERSQKNGELDETNGALRDDVESLAEADDGSTQAQDDKLAGLEKDAGTQKVKGKAITVTLNDAPPNATAKLPGYPEPQPDYLVIHQQDLQAVVNALWQGGAQGIKVMDQRLISTSAVRCVGNTLILQGRVYSPPYKIQAVGDPEKLQQALADAPAIQNYMVYVNVYGLGWKVTEDGAVTLPGYSGTVDLHYAKPVE